The nucleotide window TGCTATCATAAAAGGAAGTGGTACAAAGGCAAATAAATAACTAAAGTAATAATGAGATAACAAAATTCATGGGATACATTTGGATCAATGGAAAAATCctaataaataatagaaagagTATAATAGAGGaatttggaaaagagagaaatcagatccaGTGAAGCAAGGAGTAGCTCATGCAGGGgagggacagaaaggaaaaaacccaAGATTCCAGTTAAAGATGAGAAGCTGTGATAACTCAAAACTGCCAGCTCACTCACTACTCCAGCTGAGAGCTTGAGAAGAAGACCTCTGAGACTGGAGGTAACCCTGGACATCAACTGCTTCCTAGTGAACCCCTGAAATCTCTTACTCAGCTCAAATATTGCAAACTAGACTTTGAAAGAAGCCATCTACTGAAAAAAATCCTCTCCAAATATTTCTCCACCTCTCTGTCCCCAACTTACCGTGAACTCCATCATCCTAACCAGATTATCTCAGGAGTAGGGACAgaccagcagctgaccagaagatCAGTTGAGGCCAAGAGCCTGGACCACGGAGATTTGGTATTTTCAGTCTGCCAGTAAGTAGGGGTTCCTTCTATCCACTTTCCTCACCCAATACCTTCATgtctcccttccctgagtgatcccCAAATAAATTGTCACAATTTTCATGAGGTCTGCTTACTTTCTGACACTAAGGAAGGGGactaaagatttggggagaattatACCTCTGCCAAAGAGGAGGATTAGCTCGAGACACTGGGTACCCAACAACTAGATGCAAAGAGCAACCTTCTCCCCTGGGCTGAGGAGTGACCCCAAGTCCTAAAGAGAAGAAGTCACAGTTAGAGTATTGGAAGGACCCAGAGGCAGGAAATTCTATCCTGCCTCCCAACAATagctgagatcaagaagggaggcagggaaTCAATTCACTAAAGCTTTTGCCCCTAAGTAAACCTCCACTTTCCGGACCCATTCTCTGATTTTTCTATGATATTCTCTGATATTCAGTCCCTCAAGGAGACATAACCGGGTTACCTTTCCCAAAGGATAGTGAGGGGAAAatccatctctttcttctctccaattCCCTcaactcttcctctccctctctccagttccccaatGTAGATGGGTGTGACCCCCCTTACTGGCCATATATTACAGTGGCACCCCAGTAAGCTGGACAAAGAAAAAGCCACCATTAACAGTCACAACTGGCAGTTGAGAGagactgggggggaggggcagccatCTTGGAGATAGAACTCTGAATAAACTCACAGCAGTGAAGAGGCTCACAATACAGATTTAAACAGACATCTTTTTTCCCTTGGGGGGAAGCTTGAACAGAAATCTTGGTAAAGGCTGGGGACAGAAAGAAGCAGCATATATCAGAAGATATTGTGCACTGGCCTAGTGCTAGTGACACTGGCCCTTTGGTATTACTCAATCTTTGAGGCAATTTCCACCATATTCCATGATTTCCTGGGGGCAGACATGAATATTAGTAAAAACTGGGagcaaatgaaaatagaaatgacatCTTTATCGTCAATGTTCCCAGCAGTATATGAATCTGTCATGATGATGTGGCAGTTTTACTCAACAATAAGGAAGGACCTTAAAGTGATCTTGTGCATGGGTGACATTAATAATATAGACAACAAACTAGACAAAGTATTCTCCCAGATGGCAGCCAAGACAGGCATGTACCAAGACTTTATGGCAAAGATGGAGCAACTGGGGATGGGTAAGGACAATATGACAGATACAATCACAAACACTGACACTAGCAAAGAGAAGGACAGGGACACTGAGACAGTAACAACAAGAGCTCTGACTGTAGGAATTTCCACAAAGAAAGTAATGGTGAATAGGCAGACCAACACAGAAGCCATAAAAACTGAGGGAGCTACTGAGGCACAAAAGATCATGCCTCTCAGAGATTTTGTAAAGTTTAAACTAGACTCAGACATCCTCCATATAAAAGTCCACAAAGCTCTCACTGCACAGGATTTAGAAACCCTCCACAAGAGAATGCCTCAATTCTGTACCGAACCATTCATgtgcttacatgaactgaagcatgCCTTCAAACGTTTTGAACATAGTTTTGAAGATGTCGAACTTTTACTTGGGGAACTTTTTATCCTCAAGAACAGACCCAGTTCCTTAAAAAGACACAAGAATATGAAAATTTGACCAGCTGGCCAGAATTTCACTTGGATGTGGTATATTCCCAGCCCCAAAACTTGACTTATCTAGGAAAAACTCATGAAGATCTCCTCAAAGCAATAAAATCATTCTGTATTTGCCCAAATGCATGGGGGAAATTTGTAAGGATTAGTTAGGACCCCAAAGAGCATCTCTCCATTTACCTCAATAAGCTACTGAAGAATGCAGAGGCAATTCTGGGGTATCCCCAGGATAGTGAACAGGCAATACCCCATGTCAAGAGACAATTCCTATGGGGATGTAATTCCATGCTTAAGAACTTTTACAAACACTACTGCCCACTATTTGAATCACATTCACTACAAGAATTGCATAATTCTACCACATACCTGCATGTCATACACACAGAACAACAGAGGGAGGAAGATTCAAAGCAAAGTTAGAGGAAATGAAAGAGACATTGAGACAAAAGGAAGTAGAAGAGGTCAAGAACTTAGCAACAATTAGAACTTTCCAATAACAAAAACCCCAATACCACCTTGACTAAGGAAATATGAACTACAATTTCACATATAGAATTTCATAGGGTAACAGTATAATGTTTCTATAGGgtctttgattcctcatttgaAAGGACAAGCTAAGGTCATTATTTTGAAAGTGGAAAAGAGTGGTTGGATaacttttggaaaatcatatgcCAATATCAATTCAATGTTGTACTTTAATGTAtatacaaaaaattaattttaaaatttaatagttttattaaaactatataaatatataccccaaaatgaagaaaaatattacaaaaagattaagaagttaagaaaataaaattaaattactaaagtaaTACATTTTTTATTCTATGATCTTGTCTTATGACACTGAAATACTGTTCCATTCAGCTATTTTTCTGACTACAATGAAATAAGACTACATTCTAGTTCTCAATCTATGTAACTCATTTCTGATCATAAGATAcacttttaatattttctaatatccttaaaatttattactttattgAACTATGATATTGCattatagttttatattttattttgtttagttatATTTCACTTGAACATTAATGGGATTTTTGAAAGCTCTGATGAAGAACTTTATCAGACAATCtttggtttctaatttttttaattaacaaatattcatctttcctacATCACAtctccaaagaaaagcaaaaccattaTAACAAGTAAGGtttttcaagcaaaaaaaaaagccaacattAATCATGTCTAAAATTTAAGTCTCATTCTGCAACCGTGACTTCTATATAAAAGTAAAGTAGCATTCTTCTTCATCATCCTTTAGCATTGTTTATCCAACTaattctttggaatttttttgacCCCTTAATCAGTTagttcctaattctttcaaaatattttatgctATTGTTTTTCTAGGAACTATTTTTCATGGTTTTTGCTCATTTTAACAAATCAAtgaaccaataaatatttaataagtgcctattatgtgccagatacttcactctgcattatttcCTATGTCTATCTAGTTTTCTCTGAAACATTTCCTTTCATCATTATTTATGTAAAGATAGTATTTCTTTACCTTTATTTACCATGATACAGTCATTCCCTAAATGATAGATGCCCCGTATAGTTTCCAGTTATTTTCCACTACcaaaaaaagctactataaacatttttggatATATcagcattggcaaaccttttcAGAGTGCAATTTCCCAGAGGTCAAATTCAAGTTATCTGTGAGCCCTTGCATTAACAGAGAGAGTAAGGGGGAAAGTACTTGCTTTGGGTATCTgcacagaggggtggggcatgaaaaaatgtcctcaggcatttGATAGACAGGAAACAGAAGAAACAGAACAGTTCTCAAATGCTGGATCTGCACATGTGTCATGCCTTTTCCAATGCTGGTATGtagagatccttttccttttttgattgaAGACTTTGAGGTCTAGACCCAGCCATGgtattattttcaatatatttttctgatttatttttaaaatcttctttgctAGCATTAGTTTACAAAGGTGAAATCTAAAACTCACAGGAGGGAAGTAATTGCATAAGGCCTTTCATTCAATAAATCATACAAATAATTTTGTGAGATTTTCCTACAAACAACAGAAGGTAACATATATTATCCTCCCAAATTATGAGATCACGGATTGGATCAGACAATACATTTTCCTACAAAGCCAAACATATCATTTGAATATAAAAGGTCACATGTAGGAATCCTCTCCCAGGACCGTGCATTGGGGTGCTGCCTGTGTCCCTGTGCTCCTCGAGCATGGAGTGTGGGTCACGGGACAGTGACCTCGGCACTTGAGTCAAAAGTAATGGGGAAATTGATCTGGGgtaaaagggaaggaataaaagagggGCTCCAGGAAGCTCTGCTCTCTCTGCTCTTTCAGGTGTGCAGTCCAGGGAAGGTAGACTAAGGAATCTATTAGGGAACTGCTTACTgcactcttggattcattgctaaCATGTAAAACACTGACACTGAGTGACGACATTTTGTCACATATATTGAATTTGATGCTTGTTTGTTTTAAggtgtaattttttttaagtttgcatattaatctaatctaagcTGTTCTGTTATACAATGTCACCTTCAGGAAGTAAGTTTTGGCTATAAGCTATATGTTTAGTTACATTGTCCTTATTTGTACCCACATGACCAAATAAAGTACGCTTTTCTCTCTCtacccattttccttttcctatacaagaaaaaattaataaactcaATGGAAGTTGAGCACCAGAAAATAATTTAGTTATTACAATAGTTACATCAAAGTCAACAGGAATTTGAATAATTTAGGTACAGATTTTTAACCTCAAAATCAAGAAAATCTTGAATATAAAAACAGCTAAAtcaatatcagattgcttacagTCTCAGTGAGggcaaaaatgagagagaaagagagaatttgagattcaaaataattttaaatgataaaaactGTTTTATGTATATTGAAgggataattaaatttaaaacaaggAGAAAAATACTACTTTTGACCATTGTTAGCTACATAAACTTGAATGTGTCATTTAATGTCTAAGATCCTCAAGTAACTCCCTAGGATTAGTTTTAAAAGGAGGAATGTAAGGCCtctgaaacttcctagctgtgtgaccctagttaaatcacttaacctccattgcctagactttactgaacttctgccttagaatcaatacacagtaatggattctaagacagaaagaaagtgttttaaagagggggaaaaaggaggaaggTGAAGGCCAAAGAGGAAAAGTGATTGCCTAAATTCAAGCAGCTGATAAAACTAAATGAAAAACTAGGGCTCAAATTTAAACCAAGGCCTTAGGAGAACAAATCTATATTATTTTCACAGTTACATACTGTATCCCAATATAAGCTAATCCAACCTTTTCCAACCCATTTCTCAACAGTGGGATGCTATCACCATTGTTAGGAAGAATTATCACACAAGGAATTCCCATGCAGCCAAGAACAGAGATCTTTCCTCTATTCAGATATGGATAGAAGGATCAGTTTTAAATCAGGATTCATTTGCCAAAATAAGAACAGAAGACCTTCAAAATACAACTAGTTCATCAGTCTAAGTGCTTTAATCAATAGATACTTTGCAAATACTATTATACTAGTCTCAATCTCAATGCAATCATCATAGGAGGATTAAATACAAAAGTTGCAATGGTTAttgaggggggaaaggagaagaaaattatttcacagataGGCATACTCTATGCTCATACAATGAATATATACAagcatatatttttacatatatatatatatgatatttaatCTACTAAAGGTTTTATATACAcccataaatatatgtacataaattaaaattaaataaataaaaattaatatcaaaatgGAGAAGGAATAGATCCTACAGCAAAACAATCATCTTTAATTAGGAAGGAGATAAGAATTTTTACAAAAGATAGAGTTATTACTTATTAAAAAGGAGGAGGCAGTGTATGTAATGTGTTTGAAGGAGAATGGATTGTgttgatgcaaaagaaagtattTTAACTTTGAGATAAGATTAGTGTTGATGAAATGAGAACATTTCTTCATTAATGACATAAGAACCCTCGCAACAGAACTAATGATATCTCAAAAAATATGAGAGGGCAAATGAGATATAATTTTCACTGCAGAACATCCTCACAGAAACTGATTAGATGCCTGAGATCacataatacaaaagaaaatgtagaaaggCATAGCTATTACATAAGTTCTATAACAATTATGATTTGATTAAAAACTGATCAGAGAaagtaattataaataaatggaaattcaATAATATTATCAGAAAAAGGAGCGATTCAAAGGCAAGTCAATAATTAAAGGAATAATTAGATAATAAAATTTCTGGAATTCATTTAAAGTAATGGAAAACGCTAACAAATATTGCAGAAAAATGAGAGCAATCATTGAGCAAATAAAAAACAGTCagacagaggcagaaacaaaCACTCTTGATCTGATTATCATTTCACTTTTGATAATACTTACTAAAACATTTTATAGTGAAATCGGTTTGAAAAGTATGCCTTTTGGACAGAATTCTGGTCCTGCTTTTCAATTAATAGCTAGAGCACATTGGATAATATGTTAGTATACTATGCAAAATCCCTAAAGCCGTAACCATTCAAAAGCCATCATTGGCTTAAATTACATATTTCATTTCTAATAGATACATTGTTGAAGAAAGAATCTCTAGTGAAGGCACAATAGTTCTACTACATACAGAGATATTTTCAGTTGGcacatattaatcatttttgagATTAAGAATTTTCTCTGGCACAGCTAAGTATCTCCTGAAAGATCTGAAGATTTCATTAAATTTAACAAGAATAATTTACCAACTTCACTTgagaaattttacttttttattacttttctcAAGGCAGCAAGAACTTCTTTGTTTCTCAGGCTGTAGATAAATGGGTTTAATAGAGGAATTATGATTGTGTAAAACAAGGAGTTCATTATGTCCTGATCTTTGGCACCACCAGATCCAGGAAACACATACATTATTAAAAGGGTGCCATagaataaagagacagagagcagaTGTGCACTACAGGTAGAGAAAGCCTTACTTCTGCCATGTTCAGACTTAATTCTCAGGATGGCAAGAAAGACGAAAGTGTATGAGACTAAGGTTGTCATAAGAGTAAAGGATTGTATGGAGAGAGCAAAAATGAAAAGCACTAGTGCGTTAAGGGATGGGTCAATACAGGAAATCTTAAACAATGGTAAAATTTCACAGTAGAAATGATGTATTAGATTTGGTCTACAGAATGTTAATCTAAATAACAAACCCACGTGTATCATGAGATGAAGAAATCCAAGGGTATATGAAGCAATCACCAGTTGGCTGCAGAGTCTATTAGACATCCTCACTGGATATAGCAGGGGTTTGCATATGGCTGCATAACGATCATATGCCATCACTGCCAAAAGGAAGCATTCTGTTGATGCACTGGCaccaaaaaagtaaaattgggCCAGGCATTCTGAAATGGATATAGATTTATCTTGGGATAAGAAGTTCATGAGCATCTTGGGAGTCACTGAAGAAGAAGTACAAGCATCTGCAAAAGCTAAGCTACTCAGGAATATGTACATGGGTGTCTGAAGGTGAGAGTCCATCCAAACAAGCACCACCAGACCAATATTCCCCACCATGGTTGTGAGATAGATCATTAAAAATATAGGGAAGAGCACGAGCTGAATTTCTGGGCGATCTGTAAGGCCAGTGAGAACAAACTCTGTCACCAGTGTCATATTCTCCTCCATCATAACTCCTTTGTGGATGCTCactgaaagaaaagatgaaaaataaagaagacatttaccaacaactctatgaaataataatttcctgTACATGGTGCCCTGTCACCAGCTTGTCttcagcttttattttatttcttttaaaaaaagaagtattttagTATAATTATTCAATTCCTTTCTGGGATTAGAATGAAATAAGACAAATGGAAAGAGACACAGATAACTTTAAAAGAGGATATTTaggaattttttaatgtaaagaataaagaaaaaaacatgtatTTCTTTATGATTCTGGAATCTGTGAACAatgaattttatatattctttgatGTTTCTGTAACTCTTTtcaaatttaaatacaaatttatataCATTAATTCATTTGAATCTTAATGACCCTGAGAAAAGTATTATAGACATCTTTATGCCAATTATATGAATGAGTAAACAGGGTGTGAGTGTTTGTGTCAGGCAGGAGTGCAATTAGATCCTAGTTCTCCCTGATTCccagtccagtattctatccccTATGTCTGGATATGGAGTGTCCACTTATAATATCTCCTGCTGAGGGAAGCTGAAGATGGTGGACTctttgagctcaggagttctgagcagCACAATGGCTAAAATCAATGAGGTGTCTGCATTAAATTTCCCAGCACTATTGTGAACCCACAGAAGCTGAAGACCAACAGGCTCCCTGAGGGAAGATGAGCCATTCCAGGATAGAAAATAGGAGTAGGTCAAAGCTTCCATGCTGACCTTTTGTGGGACTGAGTCTGTGAGTGACCCCAGTACCTCTCACCGTAGTGAGATAGGGAGGCTTTGTCTCAAGGGAAAACAATCACAATAAAATCTTTGTCATATTACTAAATTTATTGTAATAAAGGAATTGATCTAGACCTCTACTCTATTCCAAACAATGGGGACAAGTCAGGCTCTTAATTTCAAACTCTATGAACATAATCCAAAAATTTTTATGTTTTGGGAATGTGTTAATGTGTAGTAGAGCAAGGCAACTCTGTACAAAGAAGAAAGCCCATCCTAGGAatgattattatttaaaaataatagaatttagagctagataAGATGaagtagtaaaaattatttattttatgcataagCCTCGATCCACTGAGGTGTAGTTACAGGTCCAATTCCACCTAAGTGGTTtttatgtaaatttatttattttcgttacattaaaatacctggTAAAGGTACAGAAGATATAatttgatgaaaagaaaaatatatatattaaactttgCCTTACTGATTTCTACTTATCCAGTTTTTCTCTGGAGGGGGACATGCACAAGTCATGCTTCAAACACTATTTCCATTACTATCTTTgatgttatcttggttctgcttgtttcattcttcataatttcatgaaggGCTCTCTAATTTTGGAAAAGATAAGGGatttgagaaagagagacagagacaaagagaatacgtgagacagagacagactgaaagacagacagaaagagattcATTCCCTGAGGATTTCCAGCAACAGAATACTGtctgaaatgtttttaaaatattttctgcctttatatgtataattgatatcacattgcTTACTTTCAAAAGGAATGGGAATTGAGTGGCATGAAcatgagaatttggaactcaggaaacattttaatgaacattggaaattttttatataattgggATATGTTCATCAAAATAAATAACCATTTATTTAAATATCTGCACACAAGCAGAGGCATCAGATAACCTTTATTGTCATGATC belongs to Monodelphis domestica isolate mMonDom1 chromosome 8, mMonDom1.pri, whole genome shotgun sequence and includes:
- the LOC100618902 gene encoding olfactory receptor 5AC1-like; this encodes MMEENMTLVTEFVLTGLTDRPEIQLVLFPIFLMIYLTTMVGNIGLVVLVWMDSHLQTPMYIFLSSLAFADACTSSSVTPKMLMNFLSQDKSISISECLAQFYFFGASASTECFLLAVMAYDRYAAICKPLLYPVRMSNRLCSQLVIASYTLGFLHLMIHVGLLFRLTFCRPNLIHHFYCEILPLFKISCIDPSLNALVLFIFALSIQSFTLMTTLVSYTFVFLAILRIKSEHGRSKAFSTCSAHLLSVSLFYGTLLIMYVFPGSGGAKDQDIMNSLFYTIIIPLLNPFIYSLRNKEVLAALRKVIKK